One stretch of Actinacidiphila sp. DG2A-62 DNA includes these proteins:
- a CDS encoding response regulator transcription factor yields MYRLLLVRGDSTRDDSLVRMLRAMGCAVTEVYGHENAPARLRAAKGEVDLVILDVGSPDSGASEIYRRIRADCALPLVILADRGNLNDALTGWGRGADDFLVKPVGPRVLEARLRALLRGSTPRSDPREGPLGGPAEDPLEPPTEEVIDLGPLRVHTVRLTAVRDGAATRLTPTEVRLLLELAAHPRRTLSRRNLLERVWGHRHAHGDPRLVDACVSRLRRKIEPDPSAPTLLLTVRGAGYRLSV; encoded by the coding sequence GTGTACCGACTTCTGCTCGTCAGGGGCGATTCGACCCGTGACGACTCGCTTGTACGCATGCTGCGCGCGATGGGATGCGCGGTCACCGAGGTGTACGGGCATGAAAATGCGCCCGCCCGACTGCGGGCGGCGAAAGGAGAAGTGGACCTGGTGATCCTCGACGTCGGGTCACCGGATTCCGGCGCGTCCGAGATATACCGTCGCATTCGAGCCGACTGTGCGCTGCCATTGGTCATTCTGGCCGACCGAGGCAACCTGAATGACGCCTTGACCGGTTGGGGACGGGGCGCCGACGACTTTCTCGTGAAACCGGTCGGCCCGCGCGTGCTCGAAGCACGGCTGCGTGCGCTGCTGCGCGGGTCGACCCCACGGTCCGACCCGCGGGAAGGCCCGCTCGGAGGCCCGGCGGAAGACCCGCTGGAACCCCCGACGGAAGAGGTGATCGACCTCGGCCCGCTCCGTGTCCACACCGTGAGGCTCACCGCCGTCCGGGACGGAGCGGCGACGCGGCTCACCCCCACCGAGGTGCGCCTGCTGCTCGAACTCGCCGCCCACCCGCGTCGGACGCTGAGCCGGCGCAATCTGCTGGAGCGGGTCTGGGGCCACCGGCACGCCCACGGCGACCCGCGGCTGGTCGACGCCTGCGTCTCTCGGCTGCGCCGCAAGATCGAACCGGACCCCTCGGCCCCGACCCTCCTGCTCACCGTGCGCGGCGCCGGCTACCGCCTGTCCGTCTGA
- a CDS encoding AAA family ATPase — translation MSQHRPTLVGRDDEVSAVVETLSGVGHARTLVLTGVAGVGRTAVLKEACRIASDSGAKVMRLAWESAEGEPGVPALVHAVCRVLARIRDGRLPVRITEIRRAELRTAGRDGDLTVLSTMSRMLADAAHYVPFALVVDDCERMPAPTASALGLMLRAFRPAGLPVVMAHGSQAPGHGGPDAPGHPGSEAPGHPGAELLAAADRVLDLAPLTEDDVPALVEQWLGRPAEPEVAQAVMRSLGPLAGNPQALLSVLGALVEDAGLLELDGRVLLVSAQDALRLRGTVAEACRVAYPGLPLEEEVLARTVVFAHLAGVADFRLTDVQDMGQWTPGKAVTVAQILDRLVTRRVLTVDRAGVLRFAVPAFAAALRTTPPPPLNLPASHAGVVAAAVGRMGPAASADHPRLAEHVVAAGELVKDEDAARLLLTAAGAYAGVAPGRAVRAYLAALRRLPTDYPGRVRILQTAAVLAWRAADPAGLLALGEPLRATVEAGPGAVPAALADPAAAWGLAALYQQISADADGGEPWRAVRRLPGIAELAELGSRYGIGPALPEQRPGVGARGGAAPQTDQPPDRQADPQSDPPADPQSDPQSDPQAVQQPGAQTEQQPGHQPGHQPDHQAPHQADPDLPAAVAAAVDGLTGGRDPVPTATTARTGAAAPDRGPADDGSTRGIAVAACAEAGADGRADGLSDSLARDPVQGPAPQPGPSPGPVWGTAPALPSPAILRLLATAVSGGDALRAARADLPPGGPGDAALESIRTAAGYGDLAGAFAAVLDNWCQTNWGSVAERYRAMVGAYTAGQWEEALSCARRIEAYVRGPGRPAQCAGPRPRRRDPQHVRGAAAGPGLARPGTRHRGASAGRVGPAGGAVSLGEPGRGVRGRLARCAQGARERSAGGPGTAPGTALPVRRLRGPAGGHPPGRVGTGGAVRRVGLAEGGRGAAAGPLGAAPRSGHRPRGARPGRGAG, via the coding sequence TTGTCGCAGCACCGGCCGACTCTGGTGGGGAGAGACGACGAGGTCAGCGCGGTGGTCGAGACGCTGAGCGGCGTCGGCCACGCGCGGACGCTGGTGCTCACCGGGGTGGCGGGAGTCGGCAGGACGGCTGTGCTGAAGGAGGCATGTCGGATCGCGTCCGACAGCGGCGCCAAGGTGATGCGGCTGGCCTGGGAGTCCGCGGAGGGCGAGCCCGGTGTGCCCGCCCTGGTCCACGCCGTCTGCCGGGTGCTTGCCCGGATCCGTGACGGCCGGCTCCCGGTGCGGATCACCGAGATCCGCCGGGCGGAGCTGCGGACCGCCGGACGGGACGGCGATCTGACCGTGCTGTCCACCATGAGCCGGATGCTGGCCGACGCGGCCCACTACGTCCCGTTCGCACTCGTCGTGGACGACTGCGAACGGATGCCCGCACCGACCGCCTCGGCGCTAGGCCTGATGCTCCGCGCCTTCCGCCCCGCCGGCCTGCCGGTGGTGATGGCCCACGGCTCGCAGGCGCCCGGCCACGGCGGCCCGGACGCTCCCGGTCACCCCGGCTCGGAGGCGCCCGGTCACCCGGGCGCGGAGCTGCTCGCCGCCGCGGATCGGGTGCTGGACCTGGCGCCGCTGACCGAGGACGACGTGCCGGCGCTGGTCGAGCAGTGGCTCGGCCGCCCGGCCGAGCCGGAGGTGGCGCAGGCGGTCATGCGCTCGCTCGGGCCGCTGGCGGGCAATCCCCAGGCGCTGCTGTCCGTCCTCGGCGCGCTCGTGGAGGACGCCGGCCTGCTGGAACTGGACGGCCGGGTCCTGCTGGTCAGCGCCCAGGACGCCCTCCGTCTGAGGGGGACCGTGGCCGAGGCGTGCCGCGTCGCCTACCCCGGCCTGCCGCTGGAGGAGGAGGTGCTGGCCCGTACGGTGGTCTTCGCGCACCTGGCCGGCGTCGCGGATTTCCGGTTGACCGATGTGCAGGACATGGGGCAGTGGACGCCGGGGAAGGCCGTCACGGTCGCGCAGATCCTGGACCGGCTGGTGACGCGCCGCGTGCTCACCGTCGACCGGGCCGGAGTGCTGAGGTTCGCCGTACCGGCCTTCGCCGCGGCGCTTCGGACGACGCCACCGCCTCCCCTCAACCTGCCGGCGTCGCACGCCGGGGTCGTGGCGGCGGCGGTCGGGCGGATGGGCCCGGCGGCGAGCGCCGACCACCCGAGGCTGGCCGAACACGTGGTGGCCGCGGGGGAGTTGGTCAAGGACGAGGACGCGGCCCGGCTGCTGCTGACGGCCGCGGGCGCGTACGCCGGGGTGGCCCCGGGCCGCGCGGTACGGGCCTATCTCGCGGCGCTTCGGCGGCTGCCGACGGACTACCCCGGCCGGGTGCGCATCCTGCAGACGGCGGCCGTGCTCGCATGGCGCGCCGCGGACCCCGCGGGACTGCTCGCGCTGGGGGAACCGCTGCGGGCCACCGTCGAGGCCGGGCCGGGCGCCGTTCCGGCCGCGCTGGCGGACCCCGCTGCGGCATGGGGCCTGGCCGCGCTCTACCAGCAGATCTCGGCGGACGCCGACGGCGGGGAGCCGTGGAGGGCGGTACGGCGACTGCCCGGGATCGCCGAACTGGCCGAGCTGGGCAGCCGCTACGGGATCGGACCGGCCCTACCCGAGCAGCGCCCGGGCGTGGGCGCGCGAGGTGGCGCCGCGCCGCAGACCGACCAGCCGCCCGACCGACAGGCCGATCCACAGAGCGACCCACCGGCCGATCCACAGAGCGACCCACAGAGCGACCCACAGGCAGTCCAGCAGCCCGGCGCGCAGACGGAACAGCAGCCCGGTCACCAGCCCGGTCACCAGCCCGACCACCAGGCCCCCCATCAGGCCGACCCGGACCTGCCCGCCGCCGTGGCGGCGGCCGTCGACGGGCTGACGGGCGGGCGCGATCCGGTGCCGACAGCAACGACGGCCCGGACCGGTGCGGCGGCGCCGGACAGAGGGCCGGCCGATGACGGCTCCACGCGCGGGATCGCGGTGGCGGCCTGCGCCGAGGCGGGCGCCGACGGACGGGCGGACGGGCTGAGCGACAGCCTCGCGCGCGACCCCGTCCAGGGCCCCGCACCCCAACCCGGCCCCTCGCCCGGCCCGGTCTGGGGAACTGCCCCCGCGCTTCCCTCTCCCGCGATCCTGCGGCTGCTGGCCACGGCCGTCAGCGGCGGCGACGCGCTGCGGGCGGCCCGCGCGGACCTGCCGCCGGGCGGGCCCGGCGACGCGGCCCTGGAGTCCATCCGCACCGCGGCGGGCTACGGCGACCTGGCGGGCGCGTTCGCCGCGGTCCTGGACAACTGGTGCCAGACGAACTGGGGCAGCGTCGCCGAGCGCTACCGCGCCATGGTCGGCGCGTACACCGCCGGACAGTGGGAGGAGGCCCTGTCGTGCGCCCGCCGGATCGAAGCGTACGTCCGCGGCCCGGGGCGGCCGGCCCAGTGTGCCGGCCCGCGTCCTCGCCGCCGAGATCCACAGCACGTCAGGGGAGCAGCAGCGGGCCCTGGCCTGGCTCGGCCAGGTACCCGACACCGTGGTGCATCCGCTGGGCGGGTGGGTCCGGCTGGGGGTGCGGTATCGCTCGGGGAACCCGGACGAGGCGTTCGAGGGCGGCTGGCGCGATGTGCGCAGGGCGCGCGAGAGCGGTCTGCTGGAGGGCCTGGAACGGCTCCTGGGACGGCTCTTCCAGTACGGCGGCTACGAGGACCGGCCGGAGGTCACCCACCGGGCCGTGTCGGAACTGGAGGCGCTGTACGACGAGTCGGCCTCGCCGAGGGCGGGCGAGGCGCTGCTGCTGGCCCGCTCGGTGCTGCGCCGCGATCCGGACACCGTCCGCGAGGTGCTCGACCTGGCCGGGGAGCGGGGTGA
- a CDS encoding MarR family winged helix-turn-helix transcriptional regulator, producing the protein MSVPGGPSGSAPRWLSSEELAAWRGFVRLVHRLPAALEAQLQQDSRLSFVEYHVLAHLSEQPGRRIRMSELAALADTELSRLSHMIGRLEKRALVRREPDPDNGRYTQAILTDAGFAYLAEAAPAHVGRVRDLFVDALTPEELGVLHQVADKVLARIEGPPAGARRTRPRPAGAGCRAPGRTTTRHSVSWRSRIGVRR; encoded by the coding sequence ATGTCTGTCCCCGGAGGGCCGAGCGGCTCCGCGCCACGCTGGCTCAGCAGCGAGGAGCTGGCGGCGTGGCGCGGGTTCGTGCGCCTCGTCCACCGGCTGCCCGCGGCCCTGGAGGCACAGCTCCAGCAGGACTCCCGGCTCAGCTTCGTCGAGTACCACGTGCTGGCCCACCTGTCGGAACAGCCCGGGCGCCGCATCCGGATGAGCGAGCTGGCGGCCCTGGCCGACACGGAGCTGTCCCGGCTGTCCCACATGATCGGCCGGCTGGAGAAGCGCGCCCTGGTGCGCCGCGAGCCCGACCCGGACAACGGGCGGTACACGCAGGCCATCCTGACCGACGCGGGTTTCGCGTACCTGGCGGAGGCGGCCCCCGCGCACGTCGGCCGGGTGCGGGACCTGTTCGTCGACGCCCTGACCCCGGAGGAGCTGGGGGTGCTGCACCAGGTCGCCGACAAGGTGCTCGCCCGCATCGAGGGCCCGCCGGCCGGGGCGCGGCGAACACGCCCGCGCCCAGCGGGAGCGGGCTGCCGAGCTCCCGGTAGGACCACGACACGACACTCAGTGTCATGGCGCAGCCGGATCGGAGTACGCCGCTGA
- a CDS encoding dioxygenase family protein, translating into MTEQAPASRDQRRWTPADGPMPALYLSHGSPALFEDALWMRELFGWAQALPKPTAILIVSAHWESAPLALSASGAGTPLVYDFGGFARRYFEMTYATPDAGALAAKVAALMPDDEPVHQHTRRGLDHGAWVPLKTMYPYADVPVLQMSLPTVHAPARLIDIGRRLRALREEGVLVVGSGFMTHGVPFLTRDQFVHNVVPSWSAEFDAWAADALSRGDVETLADYRGKAPALHYAHPTTEHYMPLFVTLGAAADPEPTVRTMIEGYRFGLSKRSFQTP; encoded by the coding sequence ATGACCGAGCAGGCGCCCGCCAGCCGCGACCAGCGCCGCTGGACACCGGCCGACGGCCCCATGCCGGCCCTCTACCTCAGCCACGGCTCCCCGGCGCTGTTCGAGGACGCGCTGTGGATGAGGGAACTGTTCGGCTGGGCGCAGGCCCTGCCCAAGCCGACGGCCATCCTGATCGTCAGCGCCCACTGGGAGTCGGCGCCGCTCGCCCTGTCCGCGTCGGGCGCCGGCACACCGCTGGTCTACGACTTCGGGGGTTTCGCCCGGCGCTACTTCGAGATGACCTACGCAACACCCGACGCCGGCGCGCTGGCCGCCAAGGTCGCGGCCCTGATGCCGGATGACGAACCGGTCCACCAGCACACCCGTCGCGGCCTGGACCACGGCGCATGGGTGCCGCTGAAGACCATGTATCCCTACGCAGATGTGCCGGTCCTGCAGATGTCCCTGCCGACGGTCCACGCGCCCGCGCGGCTCATCGACATCGGCCGGCGGCTGAGGGCCCTGCGCGAAGAGGGCGTCCTCGTGGTCGGGTCGGGTTTCATGACCCACGGCGTCCCCTTCCTCACCCGGGACCAGTTCGTGCACAACGTGGTGCCGAGCTGGTCCGCCGAGTTCGACGCCTGGGCGGCCGACGCCCTCTCCCGCGGTGACGTCGAGACGCTGGCGGACTACCGCGGCAAAGCTCCCGCCCTGCACTACGCCCACCCCACCACCGAGCACTACATGCCGCTCTTCGTCACGCTCGGGGCCGCCGCGGACCCGGAACCCACCGTCCGGACCATGATCGAAGGCTACCGATTCGGGCTCTCCAAACGCTCCTTCCAGACTCCCTGA
- a CDS encoding dioxygenase family protein: MSGSASRLQVVFADLRRAVDDVILRHQVTPQELFAAIDWLQEVADAGELPSTGILFYKTVLKGTAGAAYAHPEKDGASHWEMEGPAHRPGAPVLHSPAVLPMRSDEPGEPLIVSGTVRTTTGVPQPGAALEIWQIDADNVYSGMDSSDFEPLTIPNDSTGIPADNLRARVVADSDGRYEFRTVMPGTESFGLPADGPLGTLIRALRLEGARPLHIHAIVSADGCLPLTTQIYFDGDPLVESTIEGGVPAEAVGTTTRHHDDRLDRPYRTLTHDFVLRPAPTTT; the protein is encoded by the coding sequence GTGAGCGGTTCCGCCAGCCGCCTGCAGGTCGTGTTCGCCGATCTGCGCCGCGCCGTCGACGACGTCATCCTCAGACACCAGGTCACCCCGCAGGAGCTGTTCGCCGCCATCGACTGGCTGCAAGAGGTCGCCGACGCCGGCGAACTCCCGTCAACCGGCATCTTGTTCTACAAGACCGTCCTCAAAGGAACCGCGGGGGCCGCGTACGCCCATCCGGAGAAGGACGGCGCGAGCCACTGGGAGATGGAGGGCCCCGCCCACCGCCCGGGAGCACCCGTCCTGCACAGCCCCGCCGTCCTGCCGATGCGCTCCGACGAACCCGGTGAACCCCTCATCGTGTCCGGAACCGTACGCACCACCACCGGCGTCCCGCAGCCGGGAGCCGCCCTGGAGATCTGGCAGATCGACGCCGACAACGTCTACTCCGGCATGGACAGCAGCGACTTCGAGCCGCTGACCATCCCCAACGACTCCACCGGCATCCCGGCGGACAACCTCCGCGCCCGGGTGGTCGCCGATTCCGACGGGCGTTACGAGTTCCGCACGGTGATGCCCGGCACCGAGTCCTTCGGCCTGCCCGCGGACGGCCCGCTCGGCACACTGATCCGCGCCCTGCGACTCGAAGGGGCACGCCCGCTGCACATCCACGCGATCGTCTCCGCCGACGGGTGCCTGCCGCTGACCACCCAGATCTACTTCGACGGCGATCCGCTGGTCGAGAGCACCATCGAGGGCGGCGTGCCCGCCGAGGCGGTCGGGACGACCACCCGTCACCACGACGATCGCCTCGACCGGCCCTACCGCACCCTCACCCACGACTTCGTCCTGCGCCCCGCCCCCACCACGACCTGA
- a CDS encoding NADPH-dependent FMN reductase, with protein sequence MSTLKIAVILGSTRPGRNGQAVAQWVLDQAQKRVDADYELVDLLDHPLPHLDEAVPASRGAYAGEHTKAWAATIRQFDGYIFVTPEYNHSTSGVLKNAIDYLYAEWNNKAAGFVSYGSLGGARAIEHLRAIASELQIAHVRQQLSFSLLTDFENFSVFKPSAVHEDAASVLFTQLESWAGALRTVRG encoded by the coding sequence ATGAGCACGTTGAAGATCGCCGTCATCCTGGGCAGCACCCGCCCCGGCCGCAACGGACAGGCGGTGGCGCAGTGGGTCCTGGACCAGGCGCAGAAGCGCGTCGACGCCGACTACGAGCTGGTCGACCTGCTCGACCACCCCCTGCCCCACCTCGACGAGGCGGTGCCCGCCAGCAGGGGCGCCTACGCCGGCGAGCACACCAAGGCCTGGGCCGCCACGATCAGGCAGTTCGACGGCTACATCTTCGTCACCCCGGAGTACAACCACTCCACCTCGGGCGTGCTGAAGAACGCCATCGACTACCTCTACGCCGAGTGGAACAACAAGGCCGCCGGCTTCGTCTCCTACGGCTCGCTCGGCGGCGCGCGGGCGATCGAGCACCTGCGGGCGATCGCCAGCGAGCTGCAGATCGCCCATGTGCGCCAGCAGCTGTCGTTCTCGCTGCTCACCGACTTCGAGAACTTCTCGGTGTTCAAGCCCTCGGCGGTGCACGAGGACGCCGCCTCTGTCCTGTTCACCCAGCTGGAGTCCTGGGCCGGCGCGCTCAGGACGGTCCGCGGCTGA
- a CDS encoding amidohydrolase family protein: MRLYGLEEHVVTADVIAAWRRRDPLLAEPMMKWAVDSALTPALLDTGAGRVAAMDDAGIDTAVLSLTTPGLQNLDAAEAVALQAPTNDAIAAAVRHHPDRFQAFAALATPAPSAAADELRRAVTELGFSGALVNANSGGRSLDAPEFWDIYEAAEDLRAPLYLHPSVPFPAVTAAYYRGFGDPVDSMLATGAFGWHYEAGLTLLRMIVAGVFDRFPALQVILGHWGEVVLFYLDRIAAMDRLTTLRRPIAEYFRSNVFVTPGGISSHRYLRWTLETVGAERVMYASDYPFNQERAGSARRFLDDAPVDEATRERIAFRNWQELTAGIRR; encoded by the coding sequence ATGAGGCTCTACGGACTCGAAGAACACGTCGTCACCGCCGACGTGATCGCGGCATGGCGCCGGCGCGACCCCCTGCTGGCCGAGCCGATGATGAAGTGGGCGGTCGACAGCGCGCTCACGCCTGCGCTGCTGGACACGGGCGCCGGGCGCGTCGCCGCCATGGACGACGCGGGGATCGACACGGCGGTGCTGTCCCTCACGACGCCGGGTCTGCAGAACCTCGACGCGGCGGAGGCGGTCGCGCTCCAAGCACCCACCAACGACGCGATCGCCGCCGCCGTGCGCCACCACCCCGACCGTTTCCAGGCCTTCGCGGCGCTCGCCACGCCCGCGCCGTCGGCCGCGGCCGACGAACTGCGGCGCGCCGTCACCGAACTCGGCTTCAGCGGAGCCCTGGTGAACGCGAACTCCGGCGGCCGCTCCCTGGACGCCCCGGAGTTCTGGGACATCTACGAGGCCGCCGAGGACCTGCGCGCACCGCTCTACCTGCACCCGAGCGTCCCCTTCCCGGCCGTCACCGCGGCCTACTACCGCGGCTTCGGCGATCCGGTGGACAGCATGCTGGCCACCGGGGCGTTCGGCTGGCACTACGAGGCCGGGCTGACCCTGCTCCGGATGATCGTCGCCGGCGTCTTCGACCGGTTCCCCGCGCTGCAGGTGATCCTGGGGCACTGGGGCGAGGTCGTGCTGTTCTACCTCGACCGCATCGCCGCCATGGACCGCCTGACGACCCTGCGGCGCCCGATCGCGGAGTACTTCCGCTCCAACGTCTTCGTCACCCCGGGCGGCATCTCCAGCCACAGGTACCTGCGCTGGACCCTGGAGACGGTGGGGGCCGAGCGGGTCATGTACGCCTCCGACTATCCGTTCAACCAGGAACGCGCGGGTTCCGCGCGGCGCTTCCTGGACGACGCCCCGGTGGACGAGGCGACCCGCGAGCGCATCGCCTTCCGCAACTGGCAGGAGCTCACCGCCGGCATCCGGCGCTGA
- a CDS encoding SDR family oxidoreductase — protein MRVFVTGATGFIGTPLVKDLLDNGHEVLGMAHTDGGAAKLAAAGAAVHRGDLADLDSLRKGAAQADGVIHLAYLHSMGHMPFGTRLGILLGGSPRGITGRFAAAGAGADLKAIDTFGSELAATGGPLVVAFPTMTLASGTLVDERQAPDPASPGAARIGSETATLALASRGVRASVVRIPPTVHGDGDKAMVPRLIAAARKKNVAGYVGSGSNRWPAAHKQDVARLFRLALESGSAGSRYHAVAEEGVPMRSIADVISKRLNVPARSLTAEEAAGHFGWLAAFAARDNYVSSELTRKELGWHPTGPDLLADLDRPEYFTVR, from the coding sequence ATGCGTGTTTTCGTGACCGGAGCTACCGGATTCATCGGTACGCCCCTGGTGAAGGACCTGCTGGACAACGGGCACGAGGTGCTCGGCATGGCCCACACGGACGGCGGCGCCGCGAAACTGGCGGCGGCGGGCGCGGCGGTGCACCGGGGCGACCTGGCGGACCTCGACAGCCTGCGGAAGGGAGCGGCGCAAGCGGACGGCGTGATCCACCTGGCGTACCTGCACAGCATGGGGCACATGCCGTTCGGCACCAGGCTGGGGATCCTGCTGGGCGGCAGCCCGCGCGGGATCACCGGCCGGTTCGCCGCGGCGGGGGCGGGCGCGGACCTCAAGGCCATCGACACGTTCGGCTCCGAGCTCGCGGCCACCGGCGGACCCCTGGTGGTGGCGTTCCCGACGATGACGCTCGCGTCCGGCACGCTGGTCGACGAGCGCCAGGCCCCGGACCCGGCCTCGCCCGGCGCGGCACGCATCGGCTCGGAGACGGCGACACTGGCACTGGCCTCGCGGGGAGTGCGGGCGTCGGTCGTGCGGATTCCGCCGACGGTGCACGGCGACGGGGACAAGGCCATGGTCCCGCGGCTGATCGCCGCGGCCCGCAAGAAGAACGTGGCCGGCTACGTGGGCTCCGGCTCCAACCGCTGGCCCGCCGCGCACAAGCAGGACGTGGCGCGATTGTTCCGGCTGGCGCTGGAAAGCGGTTCGGCCGGATCGAGGTACCACGCGGTGGCGGAGGAGGGCGTGCCGATGCGCTCGATCGCGGACGTCATCTCCAAGCGCCTGAACGTGCCGGCGCGGTCACTGACGGCCGAGGAGGCGGCCGGCCACTTCGGCTGGCTGGCGGCGTTTGCGGCCCGGGACAACTACGTCTCCAGTGAACTGACGCGCAAGGAACTGGGCTGGCATCCCACCGGTCCCGACCTGCTCGCCGACCTGGACCGTCCCGAGTACTTCACCGTGCGCTGA
- a CDS encoding ArsR/SmtB family transcription factor, with the protein MRDPVHADLADVSLVEALHGLSEPLRLAIVSLLARQGETECNDIYNALGISKSNASHHFRVLRACGLIWRTHQGQQQTARLRTEEFEDRFPGLLAAVLANAESEMPGAASRSGA; encoded by the coding sequence ATGCGGGATCCTGTCCACGCGGACCTGGCCGACGTCAGTCTGGTCGAGGCCCTGCACGGGCTGAGCGAGCCGCTTAGACTCGCGATCGTCAGCCTCCTCGCCCGCCAGGGCGAGACGGAGTGCAACGACATCTACAACGCTCTGGGCATCAGCAAGTCCAACGCCTCTCACCATTTCCGCGTGCTGCGCGCGTGCGGTCTCATCTGGCGTACGCACCAGGGGCAGCAGCAGACCGCCCGCTTGCGCACCGAAGAGTTCGAGGACCGTTTCCCCGGCCTGCTCGCGGCGGTGCTGGCGAACGCCGAGTCCGAGATGCCGGGCGCCGCGTCGCGCAGTGGCGCCTGA
- a CDS encoding S53 family peptidase: protein MEVRTDVSGGRGVRGPAAAAGAADSALPEGYGPADLRSAYHLPAAGGADQTVALVDAYDDPTAEADLAVYRATYGLPACTTDNGCFRKVNQSGQPSPLPQSAGTSGWAGETALDLDMVSAACPQCHILLVEGDEPTVTDLAQAVDTAVALGANEVSNSYGGTEANGDDAFARDYSHPGVAVVAASGDAGYGVPNFPAAYPGVVATGGTTLTPAGNDRGWQETAWAGAGSGCSAWFAKPAWQQDTDCPGRTVADVSAVADPQTGLATYNTTGRPAGWSVVGGTSASSPFIAGLIALAGNPSAFPDASRFYSADAAPGLNDVVGGGNGTCQGDYLCTAVAGYDGPTGNGTPNGLAAF, encoded by the coding sequence ATGGAGGTCCGCACCGACGTCTCCGGCGGCCGGGGCGTGCGCGGCCCCGCCGCGGCGGCGGGCGCCGCCGACTCGGCCCTTCCCGAGGGGTACGGACCGGCGGACCTGCGCTCGGCGTACCACCTGCCCGCCGCCGGCGGCGCCGACCAGACCGTCGCGCTCGTCGACGCCTACGACGACCCCACCGCCGAGGCCGACCTCGCCGTGTACCGCGCCACGTACGGACTGCCGGCCTGCACCACCGACAACGGCTGCTTCCGCAAGGTGAACCAGAGCGGTCAGCCGAGCCCGCTGCCGCAGTCGGCGGGCACCAGCGGCTGGGCCGGCGAGACGGCGCTCGACCTCGACATGGTGTCCGCGGCCTGCCCGCAGTGCCACATCCTGCTCGTCGAGGGGGACGAGCCCACCGTGACGGACCTGGCGCAGGCCGTGGACACCGCCGTCGCCCTGGGCGCGAACGAGGTGTCGAACAGCTACGGAGGCACCGAGGCGAACGGGGACGACGCCTTCGCCCGGGACTACAGCCACCCCGGAGTGGCGGTGGTGGCTGCCTCCGGCGACGCCGGTTACGGAGTGCCGAACTTTCCGGCTGCCTATCCCGGGGTCGTCGCGACGGGCGGCACCACACTGACCCCGGCCGGCAACGACCGCGGCTGGCAGGAGACCGCCTGGGCCGGAGCGGGCAGCGGCTGCTCCGCGTGGTTCGCCAAACCGGCCTGGCAGCAGGACACGGACTGCCCGGGCCGCACCGTCGCGGACGTCTCCGCCGTCGCCGACCCGCAGACCGGGCTCGCGACGTACAACACCACCGGGCGGCCGGCCGGGTGGAGCGTGGTGGGCGGCACGAGCGCGTCCTCGCCGTTCATCGCCGGGCTGATCGCACTGGCCGGGAACCCCTCGGCCTTCCCCGACGCCTCCCGGTTCTACTCCGCCGACGCGGCTCCCGGCCTCAACGACGTGGTCGGCGGCGGCAACGGCACCTGCCAGGGCGACTACCTGTGCACGGCCGTGGCTGGGTACGACGGCCCCACGGGCAACGGAACGCCGAACGGGCTGGCCGCCTTCTGA